In Sebaldella sp. S0638, the genomic stretch GATTGTATCTTTTTTCATTATCGTTTCTGTATCTTTCATTCCTATATCTGTCATTATGCCCTCTGTTTGGATTTCTGTCATTGTGTCTCGCACTAAAACCTGTTGAAGATATTCCTAACATTAATATCATTCCTGTTAATAATAACTTTTTCATTTAAATCACCTCATTGTTTTTTCTATACTATTATAATACTACATCTATGTGAAGTTATTATGAACTTTATAATTTTTTTTTATTTTTTATTCAATAAAAAAAGATTGTAATTTTCACACTACAATCTTTTATTTTATTATTTAATTTTTATATGAATAATCTCTTACCCTGTTTTGCCGCAAATCATATCTCAAATCTGCATAAGTGCTGTCCAGTTCTCTTTTTACTATTCTCTTTTCATTTTCGAGTCTTTCTACTTTTTTATAATCAGGATTTTTTCTTCTTCTTTCATCTGATATTGCCGTATTTTTCTCATCCAGTCTTTTATATAAAAGATCTATTTTATCGCTGTATCCTGAATAAACTTCCTCGTATCTGATTCTTTCCTTTGTTTCCGAAGCTGTATTTTTCCCGTTTGCATATAGCTTTCCCCCGCTGAATCCGACTTCATATAGTCCTATAGTAACAATTATTATGCCAATAATTTTTTTTATCATATTCACTCACCTCATTAGTTTCTTTCTAAGTATATAGTACACTGTCAATGTGAAGTTATCATGAAGTTTCAAAACTTTTTCAAATAATAATTTTGATCTGTTAATTATTCTGAGTATAAAAAAAAGCAGCTAAATTTAGCTGCTTATTAAAAGTCACTCAAATTGTTTTTTGATAAATCTTTTCTAAAATCAGAATGCACTGACTCAAGTTCACCTTTGATTTTATCTCTCTCGCCTGTTATTTCATTTATTTTTTTGTTATCGGGTTTTTTCTGATTCTTTACTTTATCAAGCTCGTCATTTTTTTTAGAAAGCTTTTTATTTAAATCCTCTATCTTTTTTTCATATTTTGAAGAAATTTTATCATATGCTTTTTGTTTTTCCACCCTGTTTTTATAGTGATCGTCTTTTGCACCAAAACTCACTGAAGACAGACTTAAGACTATTAAAAACATGGCTAACAATACTTTTTTCACTTTAATCACCTCATTATTTTTTACCAATTTAATTATACTACACCAATGTGAACTTATTATGAACTTTTTACATTTTTTCTATTTTTACCCTTAATGCCCTTTTATTATCTGATTTTATTATGGTAAACTCATATCCTTCATGTATTATTTTTTCTCCTGCCTCTGGAAGTGAACCATACTCTAAGCTGAATAATCCGCCTATTGTTTCTACCTTGGTTTCTATATTTATGTTCAGCAGTTTATTTATTCTGTCTATAGTTACTTTTCCATCCACTGAATACACTGTCTCAGATATTTTATTTATTTCTGATACATCATTTATATCAAATTCATCCTGAATTTCTCCTACCAGCTCCTCCAATATATCTTCAAGAGTAACAAGCCCCGCGGTTCCGCCGTATTCATCAATTACTATGGCAATCTGGGCATGATCATCCTGAAATCTTTTAAAAAGAGCATTTACTGACATAGTATCAGGGACGAATATTATTTCCCTCATTATATCCTCAATTCCGTTTTCCGTGTTCAAAATAGCCTGTTTGCACAAATCTCTTATATGTACGAAGCCTACAACATTGTCTTTATTTTCAAGGCAGACAGGATATCTCGTATACTTTCCGTCAAGTACATATCCCATTATTTGATTTAGGTCGTCTCCCATATATATACAATGCATATCTGTACGCGGAATCATAACACTCATAACATTTTTTTCAGAAAGTTCAAAAACATTATCCACAAGAACTAATTCCTCTTTATTCAAAAGTCCGTGCTTGTAATTTTCTGTTAATAACAGCATTATTTCATCATTTGTGTGTATTTCTTCATGAGTACTTATATTTTTTATACCGAAAATTTTCAGTATGAAATTTGTACTTTTATCAAACATCCATATTATAGGGTAGCTTATTTTATAGAATATTATTAAAGGGTGCGAAGCCATAAGCGCTACCTTTTCAGAATTCAGAATTGCCATTGATTTTGGCACCAGTTCCCCCAGCACTATATGAAACGCCGTTATCAAAGAAAAACCTATTACGAATGAAATAGTATGTTTTAATACCTCATCCACTGCAAAATAATTAAATAACGGACTCAACATATTGGCAACAGCAGGTTCACCTATCCATCCCAGTCCCAGCGAAGCCAGCGTTATGCCGAACTGGCAGGCTGACAGATATGAATTCAAATCATTTAAAACTTTTTTGGTATATCCGGCTTTTTTATTACCGGAACTCAAAAGTGTTTCTATTTTGGAAGCTCTTATTTTCACAATGGAAAACTCGGCTGCTACAAAGAAGCCATTTAAAAAAACCAGTAAAAATACTATAATCAGATTTAGAAAATTACCCATATTTTTGTTTTTCTCCCATCTTTAATAAAGTTCGATACGTATTTCCTTATTATTGTCCCCATAATTTTTTCAGCCTTTCATTGGCAGCGGTCTCAAACTTATTTTCACCATGTTCATAAAATTTAATTTTTATTTTCATATAATCCTGTTTTACAAAATTACCTTTATAACTGTGCGGATATTTATAATCCTTTGCTCCCAGTTTTGTGAGATATTTTGGTACTTCCTGTATACTGTTATTTTCTATTTCGTTTATTGCTTTATCAATTGCCAGATACGCTGAATTGCTTTTTGGTGATAAAGCCAGATATATTGCTACCTCTGACAAAATTATGCGTACTTCGGGCATACCTATATCTTTAGCCGCCTGCATTCCTGCCACTGCAATGGGCAGGGCATTGGCATTTGCCAGTCCTATATCTTCAGAAGCGAGTATCACAAGCCTTCTGGCAAGATACAGCGGATCTTCCCCGCCGGAAAGCATTTTTGCTACCCAGTAAACTGCTGCATCGGGATCGCTTCCTCTTATACTTTTTATCATTGCAGAAATAGTATCATATTTATCCTCTACTCTGTCATAAGACTTTCTTGTCTGAATTATCTGTCTGACTTCATCCACACTTAAATTCACATCTTCAAGATTACTTAAAAGCTCAAGAAAATTTATTGCCTGTCTGGCATCGCCTTCTACGATATCAGAGATATAATTCAGTACGTCATCACTGATTTCTATTTCCTCTTTTTCTCTTATTCTTTTCAAAATACCAAAAATATCTTCTTTATCAAGTTTCTTAAATTCAAACATAAGACATCTTGACAAGAGTGCATTATTAAGATTGAAATAAGGGTTTTCAGTGGTTGCACCTATCAGTATAATATTACCTATTTCTATATCATGAAGCAGGGAATCCTGCTGCAGCTTATTAAATCTGTGGATTTCATCAAAAAATAAAATTGTCTGTTTTCCCTCTATGGAAAATCTCTTTTTTGCCTTTTCAGCTATCTCTTTAATGTCATTAACAGAGGCTTTGGTCGCATTCAGATATTCATAGTAATAATTCAGGTGCTCTGCTACTATTTCGGCAAGCGTTGTCTTCCCTGTTCCCGAAGGACCCCAAAATATAGAATTCATAAATCTTGATTTTGTTAATATCTTCTTTAATACACCCTTATCCCCTACTATAGTCCTTTGCCCTGCGAATTCTTCCAGAGTTTTTGGTCTGTATCTGTATGCCAGAGGTTTTTTATCCTGATTCTGATTTTCAAAAAGATTCATAATTCCTCCATTTACATAAAGAAAATAGATATGCTGATTTTTCCTGCATACCTATTTCTTTTATTAAAATTATCTGATTATCTGGAATAACACAGCTACAACCAGAAAAGCAATAGCTACATACTCTGTAAGCTGCTCTATCGGTTCTTTTGTGTTATCGAATATGTTCGAGTTATTCATCATACCCTGGCTTCTGTCAGGCTGCATTAATATCAGCCCTATTAATAAAGCTGCCAGTACTACCAGTACAATTGTCAGTAAAGTTGTCATTTTTCCTCCTATTTTACTATTAACGATTCTCCTGTCATTTCAGCAGGCTTCTCTATTTTTAAGATGTCCAGAATAGTCGGCGTCAAATCAGCCAGTTTTCCGTCATTTCTTAATTTTACATTTTTTAGTGCATCCGATATTAATACAAATGGTACCGGATTTGCAGTATGTGCAGTATACGGAGCTTTAGTCACAGGATCTACCATCAGGTCACCATTTCCGTGATCTGCTGTTATCAGAACCATTCCTTCCATTTCCAATACTTTGGAAGTTATTTTATCCAGACACTCATCCACTGCTTTTACAGCTTTTATTTCTGCTTCTATAATCCCTGTATGCCCTACCATGTCAGTATTGGCAAAATTCAGTATAACTACGTCTGTATCTCCTTTTTTCAGTTCCTCAAGAAGTTTGTCAGTTACTTCATATGCACTCATTTCAGGTTTCAAATCATATGTAGCTACACTTGGTGAAGGAGTAAGAAGTCTTATTTCACCCGGATAGGTATCTTCTACACCACCGTTAAAGAAAAAAGTCACATGTGCGTATTTTTCTGTTTCTGCTGTTCTTATCTGCTTCATTCCGTGCTTTGATAATATTTCCCCGAAAGTATTTACTATAGTTTCCGGTGGAAAAGCTACAGGAAGACCAAATTTCTCGTCATACTGTGCCATACACACAAAGCTTACTTTTGGATGTGCTTTTCTTGTAAATCCTGTGAAAGGCTCTTCCATAAAAGCTCTTGTAAGCTGTCTTGCTCTGTCAGGTCTGAAGTTACAGAAAATAATACCGTCTCCGTCTTTTACTGTAGCAACAGGTGTTCCGTCTTCTTTTACTATTATTGTTGCTTTTACGAATTCGTCTGTTTCATCTCTGTTATATGCTCCGGTTATTGCTTCTTCAGAACTCCCAGCCTTTACTCCGTCTCCTAAAGTCATAAGATCATATGCCAGTTCTGTTCTTTCCCAGTTTGTATCTCTGTCCATTGCATAGTATCTTCCTATGACAGAAGCTGTTTGTCCTATTCCTATTTTTTTCAGCCCGTCTTCAAGGTCTTTAAGATAGTTCACACCAGACTTAGGAGGTGTATCTCTTCCGTCCATAATAGCATGAATATAAACTTCGTTAATTCCTTTTTCCTTGGCCATTTCAACCACACCAAGAATGTGATTAATATGTGAATGCACTCCTCCGTCAGACATCAGTCCTGTTAAATGAAGCGCCTTTCCGTTCTTTTTTGTTTCTTCCATAATATCAGATAAGACTTTATTATCTAATATTGTTCTGTCTTTTATTGCTTTAGTTATTTTGGGAAGAAGCTGGTACACTACTCTTCCGGCACCTATGTTCAAGTGTCCTACTTCCGAATTCCCGAATTGCCCGTCAGGCAGTCCTACGAACTCTCCGTCTGCCCTAAGCTGTGTATGTGGGTAAGAATTCCAGTATTTGTTAAAATTCACCGGATCTGCCATTCTTATTGCATTTACCTGATCCTGATTTTCATTTATTCCCCATCCGTCTAAAATCATCAGTACTATTGGTTTTTTCATTGTTTTTTATTCCTCTCTGTCTATAACGCTGCTTTTACTATTTCAGAAAAACTTTTTGCTTCTAAGCTTGCTCCGCCTATCAGCCCGCCGTCTATATTTGTTTGTGAGATTAATTCTTTAGCATTATCAGGTTTCATCGAACCTCCGTATTGGATAGTTACACCTTCTCCGATTACTTTTCCGTACATATCTATTAATAATAATCTTATAAAATTATGAACAAGTTCAGCCTGCTGAGGTGTAGCTGTTACTCCTGTTCCAATTGCCCATACAGGTTCATAAGCTATTACTACATTTTTCATTTCCTCTGCAGTTATTCCAGCAAGTCCGCCTTGTATATGATCAGCCACTACATCTTCAGTTTTCCCGGCTTCTCTTTCTTCAAGCTTTTCCCCTACACACAAAATAGGTTTTAATCCATGATTTAAAGCTGCTTTTACTTTAGCATTTATGAATTCGTTAGTTTCACCATAATACTCTCTTCTTTCAGAATGTCCCAGTATTACATATTCCACACCTAGTTCTTTTAACATAAGAGGAGATATTTCTCCTGTATATGCACCACTTTCATTTGGATTCATATTTTGTGCAGCTATTTTTATATTTGAACCTTCTGTTTCTTTCACAGCATCTGATAAAGCTGTAAACGGTGCTCCTATTACTGTTTCTACACCATCAATCCCATTTACAAGCCCTTTTAACTCTGATAAAAAACTTACCGCTTCTTTATTTGTTTTGTTCATTTTCCAGTTTCCTGCTACAATTATCTTTCTCATGGCAAACTTCCCTTCTTCATTTTTTTGTTTTATTCTATCATATTTTAGTTATTTTTTCAATTAACACTTCCATAATCTTGCATCATATCTTATTTATATTGTAAACTTTCAAGATATGAACAGTCCGTAAAATTCATTCAGAAAATTTTTCATTACAAATACCACAGAGAGAATATATTATATTCATCTATATGCAGGTATATATATGTTATTGCAAAAATCAGTTTTATGAATAAAAAGTAACATGGTATAAGAAAAATAAGAAATTTTCTTTTTTTATCTTTTTTTTCATTTTTATTAAAATAGTAATACACCAGTACCATTATCACAGACAAGATAAAGAAAAAAATCAGATACAACACCATATATCCTGTTCCTTTTCTCAAAAAATACGCCACAGCCGCTGTATCAGCGATAATATACATCACAATCATTAACTTTTCTTTTCTTTCACTGAATAACCGGGCTAAAATGAAATAAGCAAATGCCAGATAACTCACTGCATACACTTCCGGCATACGTTTTACCTCAAAAAAACTTTCCACAAGTTTGAATGCACATAAAATTAATATAAACACAAGCATTTTTACTAGCATATGAAGATACTTCTTGGTTTCGTTAATTATTGACATATTTATACTAACTCCTCTTATTGATTTCTATATTTATATTAATATAAATAAGTTCTAAATTCAACTTTTTTCTGATAATATTTCCACTTGTTATTTTTTTGAATAAAAAATGACTATCTCAAAATTTTCTGCACAAATAACCCCATTTTTTGTGCAGATTTTATTCTGAAACAGTCTGCTGTATTTTTATTTTTTATTGGCTTTTTCTACAAGCGGCTTTTTCTTATTGCTTTTATTTAGCGCCTTCATTATAAATTCAGCTTCTCTAAGCGGTACAGTGATAAAAGAAAAATTATCCATGATCTTTATATCACGTACTTTTCGACCCGGCGTTTTAGCTTTTTTATTCAGTAAATCCAGTAATTTCCCCGGAGTATACCCGTCTTTTTTACCAAGAGCTATGAATAATCTAGTCTTATCATCACCGGCATTATTTGCATTTGACCCTCTTCCAGTCTTTACTTCTGAAATTTCATTATAACTTTCAGGAAGAAATTCATCATCGTAGATATGTCTCAAAAGTGAAGCCATAACCACTTCAGGATCTTTTTCTCCCAGAAGTTCCTGTGCCATTTTTGTGTAAGCGCTGTAATCTTCTTCTTTTTCTATCTCTTCTACACACGCATAAAGATTTTCTCTTTTTACATTTATAACTTCGTCTATTTTAGGTATTTTTTCTTTCTTAATGTCTGTTTTTGTAAGTCTTTGTATTTTTGAAATTTTCGAAGCTTCCTTTGGTGTAACAAATGTTATTGCTATACCTTTTTTCCCTGCTCTTCCTGTTCTTCCTATTCTGTGAACATATGATTCAGGTTCCTGCGGTATAGAGTAATTAATTACGTGTGTAAGGTCATTTACATCTATTCCTCTTGCTGCTACATCTGTGGCTACAAGAATGTTTATTCTTTTTTTCTTAAAATCTTCAAGTGTCTTTGTTCTCATTGCCTGAGTTATGTCACCATGTATAGATTCGGCATCATAGCCTCTTCCTTTCAAATGCTGTGCCACATCATCCACATCCGACTTTGTTCTGCAGAATACAATTCCGTAAAAATCCTGTACATAATCCAAAACTCTGCATAAAGCCTCGAATTTATCTCCTTCTGATACTTCGAAATAAATCTGCTCTGTAAGATTAGTAGTCAGTTCTTTTGCTTTTACTTTTAGAAGTTTGTAATCCTTCATGAATTTCTTAGCTATTTTCATTATAGAATCAGGTATTGTAGCAGAGAAAAACAGCATTTTCTTATCTTCGTTTGTTCTCTCCAGTATAAGCTCTATATCTTCTATAAATCCCATATTAAGCATTTCATCTGCTTCATCCAGTACAAAATACTCAAGATTATTAAGCTTTATAATTTTTCTGTTCATTAAGTCAAGTATTCTTCCCGGTGTTCCTACTATTACGTCTATTCCTTTTTTTATCTTTTTTATCTGCTGGTCAATTGACTGTCCGCCGTATACAGGAAGCACTTTGATTTCTCTTTTACCCCTTAAAGAATACATTTCATCCGCTACCTGGTTTGCCAGCTCTCTTGTTGGCGCCAAAACTATTGCTCTTACGCTTCCGTCACATTCCAGTGTCTCCAGAATAGGTATAGAAAATGCAGCTGTCTTACCTGTTCCTGTCTGAGCCTGTCCTATTAAGTTTGTTCTTTCTTTTAAAAGTTCGGGAATAACAAGTGTCTGAATCGCACTTGGAGTTGTGAATCCCTTTTTCTCAAGTGCTTTAAGTGTTGCTTCGCTCACTCCCAAATCTAAAAAGCTTTTATCGTTCATTTTTTTTCCTCTTTTCTTTCTTCTTTTTTATATCCATAATTTATGTATGATTGAGTATCCTTCTGTTTCAAATCCTAAAAATCCGATGACCGGTTCCCATTTCTTCCCATATCCGAAATCCGGCAATCATAAGAAAGAAATACAAATATTTTTATATCAGCAGACATTGGATACTGTATTTTGACCGTGTTAATTGTCTGTTATTTTTCGACCTGCACTGATGAAATATCAGCCAAGTAAGTTTTTCTGTAATTTTCTGCTGGAAAAAGTAAGTATAATTGTTCCGATTATCAAAATTACAGATAGTGCATTTACCACCGGAGAAACTCCACGTTTTATTGATGCATATATGTATATAGGCAGTGTCGGCTGTCCGTTTCCAGATACAAACGACGTTATTACAAAGTCATCAAAGGAAAGTGTCATTGCCATTAAAAATCCGGCTATTATTCCCGGCATCATCATTGGAATAATTACTTTTATCAGTGTGGTAAATTCGCTTGCCCCCAGATCATATGCTGCTTCTACCACAGAATAATCAAATTCGTCAAGCCTTGACATTATTATAAATAATGCAAATGGTATGTTAAATGTAGTATGCGCTATAAATATAGTCCACAAACTCAAAGGCACTCCGCCTTTTATTATGTTGGCAAAAAATATTGCCAGTGATATTCCCATTATAATATCAGGTATTACCAACGGAATATACGAAATAAATTTTACATATTTTTTCGCTTTAAAATTATACCATTTTATGGCGATAGCACCAAGAGTTGCTATTACCACTGATATAAATGATGAAGTAAATGCTATGATTATACTTCTTAAGAATGCCTCCCATAAATCAGGGGATTTCATGAATAACTCCACATACCATTTCAGTGAAAAGCCGCCCCAGTTAAATCCTCTTGAATTATTAAATGAAAGCACTACAAGCATTAATATCGGCAGATAAAAGAATATCAGAACCAATATAAAGAAAAAAAGTGAAATTCTTCTTTTGTCGTCCATTATTCATCCTCCCCGCTGTCTGATCTCATAAATAATAATACTGCAATCGTAGTAAACACAATAAGAAGCATGGACACTGCCGACGCTATAGGCCAGTCTCTTGCATCCAGAAGCCTTTTACCGATTATATTCCCCAGCATTAATGCATCATTTCCTCCAAGAAGATCAGGTACTGCATACGAACCTACTGCCGGAATAAATGTCAGTATAATTGCCGAAATAAGTCCCGATTTTATACCCGGTAAAAAAACTTTTACCATAGCTTTAAATTTAGTAGCTCCCAGATCTCTTGCAGCATCCAGCAATGAAAAATCAAATTTTTCTATTGATGAATAAAGCGGAAGTATTGCATACGGCAGATAAATATAAACAGTTACTATTATTACCGCATTTTTATTATAAAGCAACTGTATGGGTCCGTCAAGATTAAATACAAATTGAAGGACTTTGTTTACTATACCGTTATTCCCTAATATTGCTATGAAAGAATATATTCTTACAAGAAAATTCGTCCAAAACGGAATTATTATCAAAAGAAGCCAAAAGCTCTTTAGCTTTGATCTTGAAATAAAGTATGCAGTAGGCAGTGCAAGAACAAGAGTTACTACTGTTACCCATATAGATATCTCCACTGTTTTGAATACTATTTTCAAAAATACTTTATCAAATAAATTCGCATATGCATCCAGACTGAATTTCCAGAAAATCACTCCTCCATAAGGCCCTTTTTTCAGAAAACTGATAACTGCTATTATCAGCGTCGGAATAACAAAAAAGGCTGTTAACCACAAAAGAAGTGAAATATAATAAGAAAAACCACCTTTTTTTCCCATACTATTTCACCTCCACTAAATAGGCATCTTCATAATTCCAAAAAATATAAACTTCCTCTTTCCACTCGTAAATTTCTTCTTCTACAAGGTATTCCACATGCGGATTAAAAACTTTTATAAGTTTTTCGCTGTTTTCTACCTTTACAAAAAGTTTACTCTGAAATCCTGTATAAATAACCTCTTCTATCATTCCATGAAGAATATTATAGTTATCATGTAAAAAATTTGGTCTGTTATTCGAGATTTTTATTTTTTCCGGTCTTAACGTTAATACTACGGTGTCTCCTACTTTTACTGGTTTGTCTAGCTCTATTTTCATTCTTCCGAGAACTGGTGTTTCTATATAGCCGTGTTTTTCATGTACTTCTGTTACCTTACCTTCGAGAAAATTCGTTTCTCCTATGAAATCTGCCACAAAAGCATTTTCCGGAGATTCGTATATCTCGTTTGGTGTTCCTATCTGAAGTATTTCCCCTTTATTCATAATTGCAATTCTGTCTGAAACACTCAGTGCCTCTGTCTGATCATGAGTTACGAAAATAAAAGTTATTCCTACTTCATCATGGATAGTATCCAGTTCTATCAGAAGTTTCTGTCTGAGTTTAGCATCCAAAGCTGATAAAGGCTCATCCAAAAGTAAAATATCCGGTTTTCCTATAAGGGCTCTTGCTATTGCTACTCTCTGCTTCTGTCCTCCCGAAAGGCTTTTCGGGAATTTGTCCTTATATTCTTCCAGATGAACAAGTTTCAGATATTTCAAAACTTCTTTTTCTATCTCATCTTTTGGTGTCTTCTTTATCTTTAAAGGAAATGCCACATTATCAAACACTGTCATATGAGGAAACAGCGCATAGTTCTGAAACACTGTATTGACATTTCTTTTATTCGGATCTATCTTATCTATTCTTTCATTATTTAAAAGAATTTCTCCCTCATCAGGCTTTATAAAACCAGCAATCATTCTTAAAATTGTAGTTTTCCCACAGCCTGAAGGTCCTAAAATCGAGAAAAATTCACCTTTTTTTATATTTAAGTCTACACCTTTCAGAATTTCATCTTTTCCAAAAGTCTTTCTTACTCCCTTTATTTCTAAATCTCTTTCCAATTATCAATCCTCCTGAACCGTAAATGACTACAATCTCTATTATAGCACATAAAAAAACAAATACATACAGAATTTTTTATATGTAATGTTTTTTTTGCAGTTTCTTGCGTAAATACTGTATTTAACAGATGTACTTTTTTATTAATCCAGTTTTTGCATCTGGCCTTTTATTTTTTTTATAAGTGACGACTTTAGGTGATAAAGATCCATAGATAAATCCACCATATACGTATGCGGATTATCCAGTCTTTTATGCCCTTTCAAAAGTTCTGTAAGTCTTTTTTCATAATGCTGTTTTGATTTTTCAATATCTGTAAGAGCGGCAAAATCTTCTGTTTTTTCCCCGTCTACTATAAAATCTTTTGTTATTTTCTCAAAATCGTATTCATTTTCTTTGAATTTATAAGAATTAAACCTGTTATTTTCATCTACTATTACAAGTTCTTTTTTCTTGAGTATTTTTTTTGTGTCAGAATCTTTATCCTTTAACACAATAAGGTCTGCCACAGCCTTTCCGTTTTCAAAAAGTCTGTATATTTCCTTTTTTCCGGGATTCGATATTTTTACTATGTCATTTGACAGCTTTATCAGTCTTTCCCCGTCTATCTCCACTATTTTATAAACTCCGCCGAAGCATGGATTATCTTTTGAAACGGCAATAGAGTCTCCTACTCCGAATAAGTCAGCTTCTACTCCCTGATCCAGCAGCGATCTTATAAGATATTCGTCAAGACTGTTTGTAAGAGCTATTTTAGCTTTAAACAATCCGGCTTTATCCAGTGCCGCTCTGCATTTCTTTGACAGATAAGCCAAATCTCCCGAATCAAGTCTGACACCGTATGATCCTTCGTAAGTATCGTCTATACCATTAGCCTGAAAAGCCTTTATAGCATTTTTCAGTCCCATTTCGAGTGTATTATAAGTATCTATAAGTAATATGAGAGTATGTTTTTCATCTTTATTATGTTTTATAAATTTATCAAATGCTATATACTCAGCTTCTTCACCTACACCAAAACTCTGTACATATGAATGTGCCATTGTTCCTATACTTTTTATTCCGTATAAATATTCAGTCACAAGATTGGAATGTGAACCGCAGCCTGCTATATATGATGCTTTCGAACCTTTTACCGCACTGTCAAACCCGTGAGCTCTTCTGCTCCCGAAAGCTGACACAGGTATTCCTTTTGCTGCCCTTGTTACTCTTGATGTTTTCGTAGCCACAGCCATCTGATGATTCAAAATGTTCAAAAGGGGTGTTTCCAGAATTTTTGCCTGTATAAGGGGGGCTGTTATTGTAAGTACCGGTTCATTCGGGTAAGCTATTTCCCCGTCGCGCAATCCGCTTATCGATCCGGTAAATTTCATGTTTGCGAGATAATCGACAAGATCTTCCTCTTGGATTACCCTGCTCAGATATTCTCTTTTTGTCTTTTCATCAGTGTTATTAATGATATCTATCAGTTCCAAAACATCTGATATCCCTGAAACCACTGCAAACCCATTCCCTTCCACTTTTCTGAAAAACATATCAAATGTTGCGATTTTGTCTTCCATTTTTTCTTCGATAAATACATTACTTTCAGTATACTGATATCTATCTGAATTCATTACTCTCAAAAAATCATTCATGATACTCACCTCAAAAAAAATTATTAAATCAATTATACTATATTTTCTATATAATAATCCAGTTATAATTATATTTATTTTATTTCGCTATTAAGCTTTTTTATATTACAGCTTTCTATTAATACAAAAAAAGAAAACTCCCGTCTTTTTATGTATAATATATGAAAAAGCCCTAAAAAGGGCTTTTTTGAAGGAGTTTTATGAAGAAAATTATTTTCTTATAATACA encodes the following:
- a CDS encoding hemolysin family protein, whose protein sequence is MGNFLNLIIVFLLVFLNGFFVAAEFSIVKIRASKIETLLSSGNKKAGYTKKVLNDLNSYLSACQFGITLASLGLGWIGEPAVANMLSPLFNYFAVDEVLKHTISFVIGFSLITAFHIVLGELVPKSMAILNSEKVALMASHPLIIFYKISYPIIWMFDKSTNFILKIFGIKNISTHEEIHTNDEIMLLLTENYKHGLLNKEELVLVDNVFELSEKNVMSVMIPRTDMHCIYMGDDLNQIMGYVLDGKYTRYPVCLENKDNVVGFVHIRDLCKQAILNTENGIEDIMREIIFVPDTMSVNALFKRFQDDHAQIAIVIDEYGGTAGLVTLEDILEELVGEIQDEFDINDVSEINKISETVYSVDGKVTIDRINKLLNINIETKVETIGGLFSLEYGSLPEAGEKIIHEGYEFTIIKSDNKRALRVKIEKM
- a CDS encoding replication-associated recombination protein A codes for the protein MNLFENQNQDKKPLAYRYRPKTLEEFAGQRTIVGDKGVLKKILTKSRFMNSIFWGPSGTGKTTLAEIVAEHLNYYYEYLNATKASVNDIKEIAEKAKKRFSIEGKQTILFFDEIHRFNKLQQDSLLHDIEIGNIILIGATTENPYFNLNNALLSRCLMFEFKKLDKEDIFGILKRIREKEEIEISDDVLNYISDIVEGDARQAINFLELLSNLEDVNLSVDEVRQIIQTRKSYDRVEDKYDTISAMIKSIRGSDPDAAVYWVAKMLSGGEDPLYLARRLVILASEDIGLANANALPIAVAGMQAAKDIGMPEVRIILSEVAIYLALSPKSNSAYLAIDKAINEIENNSIQEVPKYLTKLGAKDYKYPHSYKGNFVKQDYMKIKIKFYEHGENKFETAANERLKKLWGQ
- the secG gene encoding preprotein translocase subunit SecG, whose amino-acid sequence is MTTLLTIVLVVLAALLIGLILMQPDRSQGMMNNSNIFDNTKEPIEQLTEYVAIAFLVVAVLFQIIR
- the gpmI gene encoding 2,3-bisphosphoglycerate-independent phosphoglycerate mutase codes for the protein MKKPIVLMILDGWGINENQDQVNAIRMADPVNFNKYWNSYPHTQLRADGEFVGLPDGQFGNSEVGHLNIGAGRVVYQLLPKITKAIKDRTILDNKVLSDIMEETKKNGKALHLTGLMSDGGVHSHINHILGVVEMAKEKGINEVYIHAIMDGRDTPPKSGVNYLKDLEDGLKKIGIGQTASVIGRYYAMDRDTNWERTELAYDLMTLGDGVKAGSSEEAITGAYNRDETDEFVKATIIVKEDGTPVATVKDGDGIIFCNFRPDRARQLTRAFMEEPFTGFTRKAHPKVSFVCMAQYDEKFGLPVAFPPETIVNTFGEILSKHGMKQIRTAETEKYAHVTFFFNGGVEDTYPGEIRLLTPSPSVATYDLKPEMSAYEVTDKLLEELKKGDTDVVILNFANTDMVGHTGIIEAEIKAVKAVDECLDKITSKVLEMEGMVLITADHGNGDLMVDPVTKAPYTAHTANPVPFVLISDALKNVKLRNDGKLADLTPTILDILKIEKPAEMTGESLIVK
- the tpiA gene encoding triose-phosphate isomerase, producing the protein MRKIIVAGNWKMNKTNKEAVSFLSELKGLVNGIDGVETVIGAPFTALSDAVKETEGSNIKIAAQNMNPNESGAYTGEISPLMLKELGVEYVILGHSERREYYGETNEFINAKVKAALNHGLKPILCVGEKLEEREAGKTEDVVADHIQGGLAGITAEEMKNVVIAYEPVWAIGTGVTATPQQAELVHNFIRLLLIDMYGKVIGEGVTIQYGGSMKPDNAKELISQTNIDGGLIGGASLEAKSFSEIVKAAL